The Virgibacillus sp. MSP4-1 genome has a segment encoding these proteins:
- a CDS encoding competence protein ComK: MKSQKQNEYEISPFTLAIVPDYQDNVVNGSIALEEKNEYKLRQSPRKMVDDACKYFGSSLRGRQEGTKGVCGITHKSPIAIDPHSGMFFFPTTSPNNPTCAWIAHSHIARIHPLDKGRTVIEFKTGQEIIVAVSHGSMMNQIQRTAQFRYKLTERLHYKRNSDQEQVAEPFI; the protein is encoded by the coding sequence ATGAAGTCTCAGAAACAAAACGAATACGAAATTTCCCCATTTACATTGGCTATTGTTCCCGATTATCAGGATAACGTGGTGAATGGTTCGATAGCACTTGAGGAAAAGAATGAGTACAAGCTGCGTCAATCTCCCCGCAAAATGGTAGATGATGCCTGTAAGTATTTTGGAAGCAGCCTTAGAGGCAGACAGGAAGGCACAAAAGGTGTATGCGGAATTACCCATAAATCCCCGATAGCGATAGACCCTCACAGTGGTATGTTTTTCTTCCCGACTACATCTCCCAATAACCCTACATGCGCATGGATTGCCCATTCTCACATTGCACGTATTCATCCATTGGATAAAGGAAGAACTGTCATTGAATTTAAAACAGGACAGGAGATTATTGTTGCTGTATCGCATGGCTCTATGATGAATCAGATTCAGCGTACAGCTCAGTTTCGTTACAAGCTGACTGAGCGTTTGCATTATAAGCGGAATAGTGATCAAGAGCAGGTAGCTGAACCGTTTATTTAA
- the addB gene encoding helicase-exonuclease AddAB subunit AddB, with protein sequence MTLQFILGRAGTEKSLHTLDSIQKQLNESPQGPPILYIVPEQMTFDQEYALLKQSGIQGSIRAQVFSFSRLAWRVFQETGGGIKKFITSTGVQMMLRKITEERKGDWKVFQKAIEKQGFMEQLEGMITEFKRYRVSPDELVDLTEQISEFKHSYPGEKTLQYKLEDLAYIYEQLTEALKEHYMDSEDQLQLLAEKIGEADFLEGADIYLDGFYRFTPQELYVLEALMNKANQVTISLTVDETPTGEPEELDLFYQTKRTYEEIQEMAREYHIQVKQSFWLHPEEERFLDRPYFAHLERYFDEHPVAPYQEQVPIRLAQAVHPRAEVEGVAQEILHLVRDEGFRYRELAILIRDADIYHDLIQTIFSDYGIPVFLDEKRTMLNHPLVELIRSALDMIEGQWRYDALFRVLKTDFIPSTDQKAPLSQENIDELENYVLEYGIRNRNRWLEENDWIYQKFRGFDSKRKTDEEKEKEERINRLRKQVTASLASFDEQIRSRRTVKERCMAIFQWLEDIGVPETLEAWRNDYDEKGQIERAREQEQVWDAVVQLLDEMVEMIGDEEMSLSIFRTTLETGFESLSFAHVPPSMDHVIVGDVDRSRISNVKGAFLLGVNEGTWPLKPGSEGMISEEERDLLSEHGLTLAENSSRQLLDDRFYVYLAFTTARDYLWVSYSLSNEEGKTKTPSQLISRMKAMFPEAEEKLLLEDEDEEDPMRFLTVPEKTRAVLTSQLARYLRGYPIQDVFWEAYHWFVANHPKISSSRKVFLSLFYENKPVKLSKDTAQKLYPERVNTSVSRIESFYRCEYQHFAQYALGLQERSVYKLDAPDIGQLFHEALKQITDWIIQEGRSYRDLSPDEAAAYARRAVQKLSPILQHQILFSSNRYKYILRKLEKVIGRAANILAEQAKRSEFSPAGIELGFGPKEKLPPMNLPLPDGYELVLRGRIDRVDRADIGDDLYLRIVDYKSSAKDLNLEEVYYGLSLQMLAYLDVVLSNAEQWLGKGANPAGVLYFHVHDPIISDPASLNRDTIEAEIFKDFKMKGLLLEDEQVVQRMDLDLSTGSSPVVPAGLKKDGTFQKYSKTLNHALFDRLRTYVRSLLTQAGTTMTSGEIHLNPFQDEQKVACSMCSFRSVCQFDATLEENNYRILKKQDQDDILAEMEQREEDQ encoded by the coding sequence ATGACATTACAATTCATTTTAGGCAGAGCAGGTACGGAAAAGAGCCTGCATACATTGGACAGCATCCAAAAACAGTTGAACGAATCTCCTCAGGGGCCTCCTATTTTATATATTGTGCCGGAACAAATGACCTTTGATCAGGAATATGCTCTGCTCAAACAGAGCGGGATACAGGGCTCCATCAGGGCTCAGGTGTTCAGTTTTTCAAGGCTTGCCTGGAGGGTCTTTCAGGAAACCGGTGGAGGAATTAAGAAATTTATTACTTCAACGGGTGTTCAGATGATGCTCCGGAAAATTACCGAGGAGCGCAAGGGTGACTGGAAGGTATTCCAGAAAGCGATTGAAAAGCAGGGATTCATGGAACAGCTTGAGGGAATGATTACCGAATTCAAGCGTTACCGGGTTTCACCTGATGAATTAGTGGATCTCACAGAGCAGATAAGCGAGTTTAAACATTCCTATCCTGGTGAAAAGACGCTTCAGTATAAGCTGGAGGATCTTGCTTATATTTATGAACAATTGACCGAAGCATTAAAAGAACACTATATGGATAGCGAAGATCAGTTACAGCTGCTGGCAGAAAAAATAGGGGAAGCAGATTTCCTGGAAGGAGCAGATATATACCTGGATGGCTTTTACCGTTTCACACCGCAGGAGCTGTACGTTCTGGAAGCGCTCATGAATAAAGCCAATCAGGTGACCATTTCTCTGACGGTAGATGAAACGCCAACGGGTGAACCTGAAGAGCTGGACTTATTCTACCAGACAAAAAGGACCTATGAAGAAATTCAGGAAATGGCGCGGGAATATCACATTCAGGTAAAACAATCATTCTGGTTACACCCTGAAGAAGAGCGGTTCCTGGATCGCCCATATTTTGCCCATTTAGAGCGTTATTTTGATGAGCATCCGGTTGCCCCTTATCAGGAGCAGGTACCGATAAGGCTCGCTCAGGCTGTTCATCCGAGAGCAGAGGTGGAAGGGGTTGCCCAGGAAATTCTTCATTTAGTCCGTGATGAGGGCTTCCGCTATCGTGAATTAGCCATTCTTATAAGAGATGCTGATATTTACCATGATTTAATTCAAACCATTTTTTCAGATTATGGAATTCCGGTGTTTCTTGATGAAAAACGGACGATGCTGAATCATCCATTAGTGGAACTTATCCGTTCGGCTTTAGATATGATTGAGGGACAGTGGCGTTATGATGCATTGTTTCGTGTGCTGAAAACGGACTTTATCCCATCAACCGATCAGAAGGCTCCGTTATCCCAGGAGAATATTGACGAGCTGGAAAATTACGTTCTGGAATACGGCATTCGTAATCGTAACCGCTGGCTGGAGGAAAATGACTGGATTTATCAGAAGTTCCGCGGCTTTGATTCTAAGAGAAAGACAGATGAAGAGAAAGAAAAAGAAGAGCGGATTAATCGGCTTCGTAAACAGGTAACCGCATCTCTCGCCTCTTTTGATGAACAAATCCGTTCCCGCCGCACTGTGAAAGAACGATGCATGGCTATTTTTCAATGGCTTGAGGATATTGGTGTACCGGAAACATTAGAGGCGTGGCGCAATGATTATGATGAGAAGGGTCAAATTGAACGGGCACGTGAACAGGAGCAGGTGTGGGACGCTGTCGTTCAACTGCTGGATGAAATGGTGGAAATGATTGGGGACGAAGAGATGAGTCTCTCGATTTTCCGGACGACACTTGAAACCGGATTTGAGTCCTTAAGCTTTGCTCACGTTCCGCCGAGCATGGATCATGTAATTGTAGGGGATGTGGATCGGTCCAGAATTTCCAACGTTAAGGGGGCCTTCCTTTTAGGGGTTAATGAAGGTACATGGCCTCTTAAGCCTGGAAGTGAAGGAATGATCTCTGAAGAGGAACGGGATTTACTGTCTGAGCATGGTCTGACATTAGCGGAGAACAGCTCCAGACAATTATTGGACGATCGTTTTTATGTCTACTTAGCGTTTACCACAGCAAGAGATTATCTGTGGGTCAGTTACTCTTTAAGTAATGAAGAAGGAAAGACAAAAACCCCTTCCCAGCTGATCAGCCGAATGAAGGCAATGTTTCCGGAAGCAGAAGAGAAATTGCTTTTGGAAGATGAAGACGAGGAAGATCCGATGCGGTTTTTAACGGTTCCGGAAAAAACCCGGGCTGTTTTAACATCACAGCTGGCGCGATATTTACGGGGCTATCCAATTCAGGATGTATTTTGGGAGGCTTATCATTGGTTTGTGGCCAATCATCCGAAGATCAGCAGCTCCCGCAAGGTCTTCCTGAGTCTGTTTTATGAAAATAAACCTGTGAAGCTCTCAAAGGATACGGCTCAGAAGCTGTATCCTGAACGGGTGAATACCAGTGTGTCCCGTATTGAATCCTTTTATCGCTGTGAATATCAGCATTTTGCTCAGTATGCGTTAGGGCTGCAGGAGCGATCGGTATATAAGCTGGATGCTCCGGATATTGGACAGCTCTTTCACGAAGCGCTGAAGCAAATCACCGATTGGATCATTCAGGAGGGCAGAAGCTACCGGGACTTATCTCCGGATGAGGCGGCAGCCTATGCAAGGCGTGCGGTTCAAAAGCTTTCGCCGATCTTGCAGCATCAGATTCTATTCAGCTCAAACCGATACAAGTATATTTTGCGAAAGCTCGAAAAGGTCATTGGCAGAGCCGCAAATATTCTGGCAGAGCAGGCGAAACGGAGTGAATTTTCACCGGCTGGCATTGAGCTAGGCTTTGGTCCCAAAGAGAAGCTTCCACCTATGAATCTGCCACTTCCGGATGGCTATGAGCTTGTCCTTCGTGGTCGAATTGACCGGGTGGACCGGGCTGATATTGGGGATGACCTGTACTTACGAATTGTTGACTATAAATCAAGTGCCAAAGACTTGAATTTAGAAGAAGTGTATTATGGTTTATCCCTGCAGATGCTTGCCTATTTGGATGTCGTTTTAAGCAATGCGGAACAATGGCTTGGAAAGGGTGCAAATCCTGCCGGTGTGTTATATTTCCATGTTCACGACCCTATCATTTCGGATCCCGCTTCTTTAAATAGAGATACAATAGAAGCAGAAATCTTTAAAGACTTTAAGATGAAAGGGTTACTGCTTGAGGATGAACAGGTTGTCCAGCGAATGGACCTGGACCTTTCTACAGGTTCAAGTCCCGTCGTCCCCGCCGGCCTGAAAAAAGATGGTACCTTCCAGAAGTATTCCAAAACGTTAAACCATGCTCTTTTTGACCGGTTAAGGACCTATGTTAGATCTCTGTTAACACAGGCTGGAACGACGATGACCAGCGGAGAAATCCATTTAAATCCATTCCAGGATGAACAGAAGGTCGCCTGCAGTATGTGCTCATTCCGTTCGGTTTGCCAGTTTGATGCTACCCTTGAAGAGAACAATTATCGCATTCTGAAAAAGCAGGACCAGGATGATATTCTGGCAGAGATGGAACAACGAGAGGAGGACCAGTAG
- a CDS encoding MFS transporter produces MLKQPGAAGTVLIVAGIFIASNLYTMLPVQAYLADTYSISFEATSMASFFFIFFYAWGLLTFGILADQYDEKKILTYGMLILSILTFIIPFAPTYSFFLAARAVQGILAASFAPAAFSYVFRNFEGKTQTISIALINTGFLFAGIFGQILSAFFVFSFSFHTLFYAFSGIYFTCFILLMITLMNSKKRNDEQSHLLLHIVTLIRQQPLRKLYLTTFFLLFTVMLFYGGFEIFLATGNEAFPFSLQTFRFIGLIGIFPAFFASRLEVRFGPVSVLVTSLLLMSAGFLFPIVYLHEWTLIIASICMIGSTSLTIPMVILLVGRFAGEAKGRAISVYSFTLLTGASIGSVCAALIPFQEMMLGIVTVFAGLAFVTHTLKKDQALDAASYHNG; encoded by the coding sequence ATGCTGAAACAACCAGGCGCAGCTGGCACTGTACTTATTGTTGCCGGCATTTTTATTGCAAGCAACCTCTATACAATGCTTCCTGTCCAGGCTTACCTGGCTGATACTTATTCCATTTCATTTGAAGCCACCTCTATGGCCAGCTTCTTTTTTATTTTTTTCTATGCATGGGGTCTGCTTACTTTCGGGATCCTTGCTGACCAATATGATGAAAAAAAGATTCTCACCTATGGAATGCTGATCTTAAGTATTCTTACATTTATCATCCCATTTGCCCCCACCTATTCTTTCTTTTTGGCGGCAAGAGCTGTACAGGGAATTTTAGCTGCGAGTTTTGCCCCGGCTGCATTCAGCTATGTTTTCAGAAACTTCGAAGGAAAAACCCAGACAATCTCCATTGCCTTAATTAATACAGGATTTCTGTTCGCCGGGATCTTCGGACAAATTTTATCAGCCTTTTTCGTTTTTTCTTTTTCATTCCATACTCTATTTTACGCCTTTAGCGGCATCTATTTCACTTGTTTTATCTTACTTATGATCACATTAATGAATTCCAAAAAAAGGAATGATGAACAGAGCCATCTTCTCCTTCATATTGTAACACTTATTCGGCAGCAGCCTCTTAGAAAATTATATCTCACTACATTTTTTCTGTTGTTTACCGTTATGCTCTTTTATGGAGGATTTGAGATTTTTCTGGCAACAGGAAATGAAGCCTTCCCGTTCTCATTGCAGACCTTTCGCTTTATTGGGCTTATCGGAATCTTTCCTGCCTTCTTTGCCAGCAGATTGGAGGTACGCTTTGGACCTGTATCTGTACTGGTCACGAGCCTTTTACTTATGTCAGCAGGATTTCTGTTCCCAATTGTCTATTTGCATGAATGGACCTTAATCATCGCGTCCATTTGTATGATTGGTTCCACTTCCCTGACTATTCCTATGGTCATTCTGTTAGTCGGACGATTTGCAGGTGAAGCTAAAGGGCGGGCGATTTCTGTATATTCCTTTACGCTTTTAACAGGGGCAAGTATCGGGAGTGTCTGTGCAGCCCTTATACCTTTTCAGGAGATGATGCTGGGGATTGTGACTGTATTTGCCGGATTAGCATTCGTCACCCATACACTGAAAAAGGACCAGGCACTGGATGCAGCCTCCTATCATAACGGATAG
- a CDS encoding ABC transporter substrate-binding protein, which yields MKKLGMILLFGLLVFVAACGGGDSSSEGDGNASGSADYTVGIMQHVEHPSLDAATEGFKAALKESDLNVAFEEENAQGDAKNNQSIASKFVGDEVDLIFANATPSAQSAANETSDIPVVFTSVTDPEGAGLVESMESPGGNVTGTSDFNADAIPNTLQLIKDMGYDTVGTIYNGGEQNSVTQVEIMKESADELGVTIEEANAATSADVKQAAESLIGSVDAIYIITDNTVVSALESVIMVSQQEKLPLFVGELDSVARGGFAAYGFDYYDIGYNAGQKAIKILKDGKNPGEIPAEYPQNLKLHINEDAAEKMGVEITDELKEQGKIVQTQQE from the coding sequence ATGAAAAAGCTTGGAATGATTCTATTATTTGGATTACTAGTTTTCGTAGCTGCCTGTGGCGGGGGAGATTCATCTTCAGAAGGAGATGGAAATGCGAGTGGAAGCGCTGATTACACGGTCGGGATTATGCAGCATGTGGAGCATCCATCCCTGGATGCAGCGACAGAAGGGTTTAAAGCAGCTTTAAAAGAATCAGATTTAAATGTAGCTTTTGAAGAGGAAAATGCTCAAGGGGATGCAAAAAATAACCAGTCCATTGCAAGCAAATTTGTCGGGGATGAGGTTGATTTGATTTTTGCCAATGCTACACCAAGTGCGCAAAGTGCGGCAAATGAAACATCTGACATTCCTGTTGTCTTCACTTCTGTTACCGATCCTGAAGGTGCTGGGTTAGTGGAGTCTATGGAAAGTCCTGGAGGGAATGTAACAGGTACATCTGATTTCAATGCAGATGCCATCCCGAACACATTGCAGCTTATTAAGGATATGGGATATGACACCGTAGGAACCATTTATAATGGTGGGGAACAAAACTCTGTTACTCAGGTTGAAATTATGAAGGAATCTGCTGATGAATTAGGGGTTACGATTGAAGAAGCCAATGCAGCAACATCTGCAGACGTAAAACAGGCTGCAGAATCCCTGATTGGAAGTGTAGATGCCATTTATATTATTACCGATAATACAGTAGTTAGTGCACTCGAGTCGGTTATCATGGTAAGTCAGCAGGAAAAATTACCTCTGTTTGTCGGTGAACTGGACTCTGTTGCACGTGGTGGCTTTGCCGCCTATGGATTTGATTATTACGATATCGGCTACAATGCCGGTCAAAAAGCAATAAAAATTCTGAAGGACGGAAAGAATCCGGGTGAAATACCGGCTGAATATCCACAGAACCTGAAGCTTCATATCAATGAAGATGCCGCTGAAAAAATGGGTGTGGAAATTACAGATGAACTGAAAGAACAAGGAAAAATTGTTCAGACACAACAAGAATAA
- a CDS encoding ABC transporter ATP-binding protein, with protein MLQLNQIEKVFYEGTPDERKALQGVDLTLNEGDFVTVIGSNGAGKSTLLNIIAGVLFPDFGAVSIDNREVTFIPEQKRSKFIGRVFQDPMAGTAPNMTIEENLGLALGRTKKRSVLRGVNARKREEFQELLSSIDIGLEDRLNTKVGLLSGGERQALSLLMATFTKPRILLLDEHTAALDPARQELITNITEELVRKHQLTTLMVTHQMDQAIELGNRLFMMDEGQIIFDANAEQKAGLTVEDLINEFQNIRGKKFDNDRAVLSS; from the coding sequence ATGCTTCAACTAAATCAGATTGAAAAAGTCTTCTATGAAGGAACCCCTGATGAGCGAAAAGCGCTCCAAGGTGTGGATTTGACGTTAAACGAAGGAGATTTTGTAACAGTTATCGGGAGTAACGGAGCAGGGAAGTCAACGCTATTAAATATTATTGCCGGAGTGCTTTTCCCTGATTTCGGGGCAGTTTCCATTGACAACAGAGAAGTGACGTTTATTCCTGAACAGAAACGTTCGAAATTTATTGGTCGGGTGTTTCAGGATCCAATGGCAGGCACGGCCCCGAATATGACTATTGAGGAAAACTTAGGACTCGCTTTAGGGCGTACGAAAAAGCGCTCCGTTCTAAGAGGGGTTAATGCCAGGAAACGTGAGGAATTTCAGGAACTGCTGTCATCCATTGATATTGGATTAGAGGACCGGCTCAATACGAAGGTTGGTCTGCTGTCAGGTGGAGAACGTCAGGCCTTATCGTTACTGATGGCAACCTTTACCAAACCTCGTATTCTATTACTTGATGAACATACAGCAGCATTGGACCCTGCCCGCCAGGAACTGATTACAAATATCACAGAGGAATTGGTCAGGAAGCATCAGCTTACTACTTTAATGGTCACCCATCAGATGGACCAAGCCATTGAGCTGGGGAATCGTCTGTTTATGATGGATGAAGGACAAATCATTTTCGATGCAAATGCAGAACAGAAGGCAGGCCTGACTGTAGAAGATTTAATTAATGAATTCCAGAACATCCGGGGCAAAAAATTTGATAATGACCGGGCTGTACTCTCAAGTTAA
- a CDS encoding TVP38/TMEM64 family protein, protein MMIFSIENFDDIQNMFENNTFDEFIKKLLETYESFGPLPGLILPMLEALLPFLPLFVFVLANSMAYGLLKGFLLSWIGSVVGAIIVFLIIRKLGNTRPLKFIQKNKQVKRVMHWFERHGFGPLFLLLCFPFSPSSVINVVAGLSRIHFQQFVLAVIMGKAVMIFTISYVGESITSFAQQPVKTIIVGVCIALFWIIGKIVERKLQKKSEEEEEVIKLSDQQNRKQDEDPSSKTSKQAYK, encoded by the coding sequence ATGATGATATTTAGTATTGAAAATTTTGATGATATACAGAATATGTTTGAAAATAATACATTTGATGAGTTCATAAAGAAGCTGCTGGAAACGTATGAAAGTTTTGGACCTTTGCCCGGGCTGATACTTCCTATGCTGGAGGCTCTGCTGCCATTTTTGCCATTGTTTGTTTTTGTACTGGCCAATTCTATGGCTTACGGACTTCTGAAAGGTTTTCTTCTATCCTGGATTGGGTCAGTAGTGGGAGCCATTATTGTCTTTCTGATTATTCGAAAGCTGGGAAATACAAGACCTTTAAAATTTATTCAGAAAAACAAACAGGTGAAAAGAGTGATGCATTGGTTTGAACGACATGGCTTTGGTCCGTTATTTTTGCTGCTATGCTTTCCGTTTTCACCCTCATCGGTTATTAATGTCGTTGCAGGTCTATCCAGAATACATTTTCAACAGTTTGTATTAGCGGTTATCATGGGTAAGGCTGTCATGATTTTTACCATTTCGTATGTTGGAGAGAGTATTACATCATTTGCTCAGCAGCCTGTTAAAACGATTATTGTGGGTGTCTGTATTGCCCTTTTCTGGATAATCGGAAAAATCGTTGAACGAAAGCTGCAAAAGAAATCAGAAGAAGAAGAGGAAGTCATTAAACTTAGCGATCAGCAAAACCGTAAGCAGGATGAAGATCCCTCTTCCAAGACTTCAAAACAAGCTTATAAATAG
- a CDS encoding SCO family protein, which produces MKKKYYALFAAIIAIGIGLGIMYIEFWRDAGIELPEDVTMETVSGESYSFQDMEPKVRLVEFFYAKCPDVCPLTTQRMMHLKKQFEKDDLFKNNIEFISITIDPENDTRKALSGYMERYGIKPNDGWTFLRGSLEDTEKVAEPFRFLFNDVGTDFITHTSYAYLLNEDNQLVDKFPMGEGFNKEEVYNSMTSMIN; this is translated from the coding sequence ATGAAGAAAAAGTATTATGCTCTGTTTGCTGCTATTATTGCTATAGGTATAGGATTAGGGATTATGTACATTGAGTTCTGGCGGGATGCAGGGATTGAACTTCCAGAGGATGTAACCATGGAAACGGTTTCCGGGGAAAGTTATTCATTTCAGGATATGGAACCTAAAGTAAGATTGGTTGAGTTCTTTTATGCCAAATGTCCTGATGTCTGCCCGCTTACAACTCAGCGGATGATGCACCTAAAGAAGCAGTTTGAGAAGGATGACTTGTTTAAAAACAACATTGAATTTATCTCTATTACTATTGATCCTGAAAATGATACGCGAAAGGCTTTATCCGGCTATATGGAACGTTATGGAATTAAGCCGAATGATGGCTGGACATTTTTGAGAGGCAGTCTGGAGGATACAGAAAAAGTAGCAGAGCCCTTCCGTTTTCTGTTTAATGATGTGGGAACAGACTTTATCACCCATACCTCCTACGCATATTTATTAAACGAAGACAATCAATTAGTCGATAAATTTCCAATGGGAGAAGGTTTCAATAAGGAAGAAGTATACAATAGTATGACCAGCATGATTAATTAA
- a CDS encoding ABC transporter permease, whose translation MVEALYGALESGLIYALMALGVYLTFRVLDFPDLTVDGSFVTGGAVSAIMIVNGSDPFLATVLGGVAGFLAGCITGLLHTKGNINPLLSGILMMTGLYSVNLRIMGQANIPLLNESTVFSVIGSWWTNVKADEILLKPFTALGIDHYAPDGFLVIISMLIIVILIKLLTDWLLQTEAGLALRATGDNIRMARSLSANTNRYIVMGLGLSNGLVGLSGALIVQYNGFSDVNLGVGMIVVGLASVIIGEGLFGTKKIARTTLAVILGAIAYRIIIALALRVDFVDASDMKLITSVIVIGALVLPHWWKQTKENNRRKSKRKRLKENLGANEHASTKSD comes from the coding sequence ATGGTTGAGGCACTATATGGTGCGTTAGAATCCGGCCTGATTTATGCATTAATGGCATTAGGCGTTTATTTAACATTTAGAGTACTTGACTTTCCAGATTTAACCGTTGATGGAAGTTTTGTTACAGGTGGAGCAGTCAGCGCCATCATGATTGTAAACGGTTCTGACCCCTTCCTTGCCACTGTGCTTGGAGGGGTTGCCGGCTTTTTAGCTGGATGTATTACAGGATTACTTCATACAAAGGGAAATATTAATCCGCTGCTTTCCGGGATTTTAATGATGACAGGTTTATATTCTGTTAACTTACGGATTATGGGGCAGGCCAATATTCCTCTGTTAAATGAGTCAACAGTATTTTCTGTTATTGGAAGCTGGTGGACAAATGTAAAGGCAGACGAAATCCTGCTTAAGCCTTTTACAGCTCTGGGGATTGATCATTATGCCCCAGACGGCTTTCTAGTCATTATCAGTATGTTAATTATTGTGATTCTCATAAAATTACTGACGGACTGGCTGCTTCAAACTGAAGCCGGCTTAGCCCTTAGAGCAACGGGAGATAACATCCGTATGGCCCGCAGTCTATCAGCCAATACCAATCGTTATATCGTAATGGGATTGGGGCTATCCAATGGGCTTGTCGGTCTGAGTGGTGCCCTGATTGTACAATATAATGGGTTTAGTGATGTCAATTTAGGTGTAGGTATGATTGTTGTGGGTCTGGCTTCCGTTATTATTGGAGAGGGGCTGTTTGGCACGAAAAAAATTGCCCGTACTACTTTAGCCGTAATATTAGGTGCCATTGCTTACCGAATTATTATTGCTTTGGCATTACGAGTGGATTTTGTAGACGCAAGTGACATGAAGTTGATTACGTCAGTGATTGTGATTGGCGCATTGGTTCTTCCGCATTGGTGGAAGCAGACCAAAGAAAATAACAGGCGTAAGTCTAAGCGTAAAAGGTTAAAAGAAAATTTGGGGGCGAATGAACATGCTTCAACTAAATCAGATTGA